One window from the genome of Tistrella bauzanensis encodes:
- the aroQ gene encoding type II 3-dehydroquinate dehydratase codes for MAPTILVLNGPNLNLLGSREPAIYGHTTLDDIRCLCESRAAGVGLAVDFRQTNHEGVLVDWIQDARISAAGIIINPAAYTHTSVALLDALSATALPVIEVHLSNIHRREPFRHHSYVSTAAVGVICGLGATGYALAVEAMAGLLRQAGTLAATKDQSHV; via the coding sequence ATGGCGCCGACCATCCTGGTCCTCAACGGACCCAATCTGAACCTGCTCGGCAGCCGCGAGCCCGCGATCTACGGGCACACGACGCTGGACGATATCCGTTGCCTGTGCGAAAGCCGCGCGGCCGGCGTCGGCCTTGCCGTGGATTTCCGCCAGACCAACCACGAAGGCGTTCTCGTGGACTGGATCCAGGACGCCCGCATCTCGGCGGCAGGGATCATCATCAATCCCGCCGCGTACACTCATACCTCGGTCGCCCTGCTCGACGCGCTGTCGGCGACGGCGCTTCCGGTGATCGAGGTGCATCTGTCGAATATCCATCGTCGCGAGCCGTTCCGGCATCATTCCTATGTGTCGACGGCGGCGGTCGGCGTGATCTGCGGCCTGGGGGCCACAGGTTATGCGCTGGCGGTCGAGGCGATGGCCGGGCTGCTCCGCCAGGCGGGCACCCTTGCGGCCACGAAGGACCAATCGCATGTCTGA
- the mlaD gene encoding outer membrane lipid asymmetry maintenance protein MlaD, producing MQRSVVETLLGAAVIAIAVGFAVQAYTGAGRGGSGGGYAITAAFDSVDGIVAGSEVRIGGIKVGSVTDQRLNPETYRAELTLAINPQIKLPADSSAEIASSGLLGDKYVSVVPGGDDRMLNPGQAITYTQSSISLESLIGRYMFSSGGNEAEGEGEKAGGADAGGAAPATKRDPFAE from the coding sequence TTGCAGCGCAGTGTCGTTGAAACCCTGCTCGGCGCGGCCGTGATTGCGATCGCGGTCGGCTTCGCCGTTCAGGCCTATACCGGCGCCGGACGGGGCGGCAGCGGCGGCGGCTATGCCATTACCGCCGCCTTCGACAGCGTCGATGGCATCGTCGCCGGTTCTGAAGTCCGCATCGGCGGCATCAAGGTCGGGAGCGTGACCGATCAGCGTCTCAACCCTGAGACCTATCGCGCCGAACTGACCCTGGCGATCAACCCCCAGATCAAGCTGCCGGCCGACAGCTCGGCCGAGATCGCAAGCTCCGGCCTGCTCGGCGACAAATATGTCTCGGTGGTGCCGGGTGGTGACGACCGCATGCTCAACCCGGGTCAGGCGATCACCTATACCCAGTCGTCGATCAGCCTGGAATCGCTGATCGGGCGGTATATGTTCTCGTCCGGTGGCAATGAGGCCGAGGGTGAGGGTGAGAAGGCTGGCGGCGCCGATGCCGGCGGTGCCGCCCCGGCCACCAAGCGCGACCCCTTCGCCGAATGA
- the accB gene encoding acetyl-CoA carboxylase biotin carboxyl carrier protein: protein MSDTKAHAVDTALIRELALLLDETGLTEIEVGAGESRIRIARQAAQMAAPQMMYQAPAAAAVVAAAAPAAAVNDPASHPGAVPSPMVGTVYLSPEPGAAAFIAEGQTVREGQTLLIIEAMKVMNHIRAPRGGVVAQVLVKNGQPVEFGEPLAIIE from the coding sequence ATGTCTGACACCAAGGCACATGCCGTCGATACCGCCCTGATCCGCGAACTGGCACTGCTGCTCGACGAAACCGGCCTGACCGAAATCGAGGTCGGCGCCGGCGAAAGCCGCATCCGCATCGCGCGGCAGGCGGCGCAGATGGCGGCGCCCCAGATGATGTACCAGGCACCGGCCGCCGCCGCGGTGGTCGCAGCCGCGGCCCCGGCCGCCGCCGTCAACGACCCCGCATCCCATCCGGGCGCGGTTCCGTCCCCGATGGTCGGCACGGTCTATCTGTCGCCTGAACCGGGTGCCGCCGCCTTCATCGCCGAGGGGCAGACGGTCCGCGAGGGCCAGACCCTGCTGATCATCGAGGCGATGAAGGTCATGAACCACATCCGTGCCCCGCGCGGCGGCGTCGTCGCCCAGGTGCTGGTGAAGAACGGTCAGCCGGTCGAGTTCGGCGAGCCGCTTGCAATCATCGAGTGA
- a CDS encoding NADH:ubiquinone oxidoreductase subunit NDUFA12: MTNFATRLFTMRYGTAVGEDEFGNRYFRHKNKPSKRWVTYAKAVDPTSVPPEWHRWLHGTTDKTPSEAPLPRQSWEKPFEPNHTGSADAYLPQGHLLATGERPKATGDYEPWTPS, from the coding sequence ATGACCAATTTCGCTACGCGTCTCTTTACCATGCGCTACGGCACCGCCGTCGGCGAGGACGAGTTCGGGAACCGGTACTTCCGGCACAAGAACAAGCCGTCCAAGCGCTGGGTGACCTATGCCAAGGCGGTCGACCCGACCAGCGTGCCGCCCGAATGGCACCGCTGGCTGCATGGCACGACCGACAAGACCCCCTCGGAAGCGCCTCTGCCGCGCCAGAGCTGGGAAAAGCCGTTCGAGCCGAACCACACCGGCAGCGCCGACGCCTATCTGCCCCAGGGCCATCTGCTGGCCACGGGTGAACGGCCGAAGGCCACCGGCGATTACGAGCCCTGGACCCCGTCCTGA
- the aat gene encoding leucyl/phenylalanyl-tRNA--protein transferase translates to MHLTPDLLLRAYVCGIFPMAESGESPDLYWIDPEHRGVLPLDGFHLPRKLRKTIRRQPFTMTIDRDFEGVMLGCAAPGPGRARTWINGEILELYTTLHALGYAHSIEAWEGDDLVGGLYGVSLGGAFFGESMFSRRTDASKIALAYLVARLKRGGYRLLDTQFVTEHLMRFGAVEIPRGLYQDRLRAALGIRASFTPLPFSLAAGTPDQVLTAIDGPVALPVRRPRSPYDDADAIVVEI, encoded by the coding sequence ATGCACCTCACGCCCGATCTGCTGCTGCGCGCCTATGTCTGCGGCATCTTCCCCATGGCCGAGTCGGGCGAGTCGCCGGACCTGTACTGGATCGACCCCGAACATCGCGGCGTTCTGCCCCTGGATGGCTTTCATCTGCCGCGCAAGCTGCGCAAGACCATCCGCCGCCAGCCTTTCACCATGACCATCGACCGTGATTTCGAAGGCGTGATGCTGGGCTGTGCCGCACCCGGCCCCGGGCGGGCACGGACCTGGATCAATGGCGAGATTCTGGAGCTTTATACCACCTTGCACGCGCTGGGTTATGCCCACAGCATCGAGGCCTGGGAGGGCGACGATCTGGTCGGCGGGCTGTATGGCGTGTCGCTGGGCGGCGCGTTTTTCGGTGAGAGCATGTTCAGCCGCCGCACCGATGCCAGCAAGATCGCGTTGGCCTATCTAGTGGCCCGGCTGAAGCGCGGCGGCTATCGCCTGCTCGACACCCAGTTCGTGACCGAGCATCTGATGCGTTTCGGCGCGGTGGAAATTCCCCGCGGGCTGTATCAGGACCGGCTGCGCGCGGCGCTTGGCATCCGGGCCAGTTTCACGCCCCTGCCCTTCAGCCTGGCGGCGGGCACGCCCGATCAGGTGCTGACGGCCATCGACGGCCCGGTCGCCCTGCCGGTACGACGCCCCCGCAGCCCTTATGACGATGCCGACGCCATCGTGGTGGAGATCTGA
- the thiS gene encoding sulfur carrier protein ThiS gives MRLMINGEPREIDGTPSVAELIGQLGLDVRKIAVERNLEIVRRTEFDQVRVADGDRLEIVHFIGGGSGAAAPQAAPADDDPFTVAGQRFTSRLLVGTGKYKDFEETARAIEASGAEIVTVAVRRVNVTDPNAPMLMDYVDPKRYVYLPNTAGCFTADDAVRTLRLAREAGGWNLVKLEVLGDQKTLYPDVTETLKAAEALIRDGFDVMVYTSDDPIVAKRLEDLGCCAIMPLAAPIGSGLGIQNPVNIRIIIEQSSVPVLVDAGVGTPSDAAVAMELGCDGVLMNTAIAGARDPILMARAMKAAIEAGRLGYRAGRMPRKFYADPSSPLAGLI, from the coding sequence ATGCGACTGATGATCAATGGCGAGCCGCGCGAAATCGACGGTACACCGTCGGTGGCGGAGCTGATCGGGCAGTTGGGGCTCGATGTGCGCAAGATCGCCGTCGAACGCAATCTGGAAATCGTGCGCCGCACCGAATTCGATCAGGTCCGGGTCGCCGATGGCGACCGGCTGGAGATCGTGCATTTCATCGGCGGCGGCAGTGGCGCCGCGGCACCCCAGGCGGCGCCGGCCGATGACGACCCGTTCACGGTCGCAGGCCAGCGCTTCACCTCGCGCCTGCTGGTCGGCACCGGCAAATACAAGGATTTCGAGGAAACCGCCCGCGCGATCGAGGCCTCGGGCGCCGAGATCGTGACCGTGGCGGTGCGCCGGGTGAACGTGACCGATCCCAACGCGCCGATGCTGATGGATTATGTCGACCCCAAGCGATACGTCTATCTGCCCAACACGGCCGGCTGTTTCACCGCCGACGATGCCGTGCGCACGCTGCGGCTTGCGCGTGAGGCCGGTGGCTGGAATCTGGTGAAGCTGGAAGTGCTTGGCGACCAGAAGACCCTGTATCCCGACGTGACCGAAACCCTGAAGGCCGCCGAGGCGCTGATCCGCGACGGGTTCGACGTCATGGTCTATACCAGCGATGACCCGATCGTGGCGAAGCGGCTTGAGGATCTGGGCTGCTGCGCGATCATGCCGCTGGCCGCACCCATCGGCTCGGGTCTCGGCATTCAGAACCCGGTCAACATCCGGATCATCATCGAACAGTCCAGCGTGCCGGTGCTGGTCGACGCCGGCGTCGGCACGCCGTCGGATGCGGCGGTGGCGATGGAACTTGGCTGCGACGGCGTGCTTATGAACACGGCGATCGCCGGTGCCCGCGACCCGATCCTGATGGCGCGGGCGATGAAGGCCGCGATCGAGGCCGGCCGTCTCGGCTATCGGGCCGGGCGGATGCCACGGAAATTCTATGCCGATCCGTCCTCGCCATTGGCCGGCCTGATCTGA
- a CDS encoding glutathione S-transferase, which yields MTMELYYWPGLPGRGEYVRLVLEAVDAPWRDMARLPERQGGGMAGLTAILGDPTEPFTPFACPVLKVGDLLIAQTPLICAYLGETFDLAPDAEPERLFARQIALTTADLAAEAHDVHHPLGAWAYYDDQKPEAQRRAAGFRSQRIPKFLGWYERVLTRNRHGADWLVGARMSYADLGLFQTVAGLRYAFPRRMAALDGQFPAVAAVVGRVAASPRIAAYLASDRRLAFNEDGLFRHYPELDDAS from the coding sequence ATGACCATGGAACTGTATTACTGGCCGGGCCTGCCCGGCCGCGGTGAATATGTCCGGCTGGTGCTGGAAGCCGTGGATGCACCCTGGCGCGATATGGCCCGGCTGCCGGAACGCCAGGGCGGCGGGATGGCGGGATTGACCGCCATTCTGGGCGATCCGACCGAGCCGTTCACGCCCTTTGCCTGCCCGGTGTTGAAGGTGGGCGACCTGCTGATCGCCCAGACGCCACTGATCTGCGCCTATCTGGGCGAGACCTTCGATCTGGCGCCGGACGCAGAGCCCGAGCGGCTGTTCGCCCGACAGATTGCGCTGACCACCGCCGATCTGGCGGCCGAGGCGCATGATGTCCACCATCCTCTGGGCGCGTGGGCGTATTACGACGACCAGAAGCCCGAGGCGCAGCGTCGGGCGGCGGGCTTCCGCAGCCAGCGCATTCCGAAGTTTCTCGGCTGGTATGAACGGGTGCTGACCCGCAACCGCCATGGCGCCGACTGGCTGGTGGGCGCGCGGATGAGCTATGCCGATCTGGGCCTGTTCCAGACCGTGGCGGGTCTGCGCTATGCCTTTCCCCGCCGGATGGCGGCATTGGACGGGCAGTTTCCCGCAGTCGCGGCTGTGGTCGGGCGCGTGGCGGCCAGCCCCCGGATCGCCGCCTATCTGGCCAGCGACCGGCGGCTCGCCTTCAATGAGGATGGACTGTTCCGGCACTACCCGGAGCTTGACGACGCGTCCTGA
- a CDS encoding TIGR01620 family protein → MSDRPRIFDEPRIVDVKPAQAATYDRNAATSGPMELPDDAARTARLAEDSSNDLPAVVAGRGLMPAAGTAGPLRRTGRRLLLGGIAGLVVTVVGFETWDLINRAFIEADWLGWAVAGLGGAALAGLGTLGALEISALRRLSKVDGLRHEAARLAAAADDPAAAADATALAARISALYADRPGLTVAQAAFSSQLTDAHDAQEALALTERLLLAPIDAEARRLVLLAARDTALATAASPAALLDAAVVLWRNARLVREVAALYGVRPGRIASLRIVRRSLGAAAMAGVGEAGQDMAVDALGGGIAAAVSARLGQGVVNGLVAARIGLGAIEACRPLPFQAVARPRTADLRRDMMRMLSGQRAG, encoded by the coding sequence ATGAGCGATCGCCCGCGCATCTTCGATGAACCGCGCATTGTCGACGTGAAGCCGGCGCAGGCGGCCACATACGATCGCAATGCTGCCACCAGCGGCCCCATGGAACTGCCCGATGATGCCGCCCGCACCGCCCGTCTTGCCGAGGACAGCAGCAACGATCTGCCGGCGGTGGTGGCAGGGCGCGGGCTGATGCCGGCGGCGGGCACCGCCGGTCCGCTGCGCCGGACCGGCCGGCGCCTGCTGCTGGGCGGGATCGCCGGTCTGGTGGTGACGGTGGTCGGGTTCGAGACCTGGGATCTGATCAACCGGGCCTTCATCGAGGCCGACTGGCTGGGCTGGGCCGTGGCAGGGCTCGGCGGGGCGGCACTTGCCGGGCTCGGTACGCTCGGTGCCTTGGAGATCAGCGCATTGCGCCGGTTGTCGAAGGTCGACGGCCTGCGCCACGAGGCGGCCCGCCTTGCCGCCGCCGCCGATGATCCGGCGGCGGCGGCCGATGCGACCGCCCTGGCCGCCCGGATATCCGCGCTCTATGCCGACCGGCCGGGGCTGACCGTGGCCCAGGCCGCGTTCTCCAGCCAGTTGACCGATGCTCATGACGCGCAGGAAGCGCTGGCCCTGACCGAGCGTCTGCTGCTGGCCCCGATCGATGCCGAGGCCCGGCGGCTGGTGCTGCTGGCGGCGCGCGACACCGCCCTTGCCACGGCCGCCAGCCCCGCGGCCCTGCTGGATGCCGCCGTGGTGCTGTGGCGCAATGCCCGGCTGGTCCGCGAGGTCGCGGCACTTTACGGCGTGCGACCGGGACGGATCGCCAGCCTCAGGATCGTGCGCCGCAGCCTGGGCGCCGCGGCCATGGCCGGTGTCGGCGAGGCCGGCCAGGACATGGCGGTCGATGCCCTGGGTGGCGGGATCGCCGCGGCGGTTTCGGCCCGGCTGGGCCAGGGCGTGGTCAACGGTCTGGTGGCGGCACGTATCGGCCTGGGTGCCATCGAGGCCTGCCGCCCGCTGCCCTTCCAGGCCGTGGCACGGCCACGGACCGCCGATCTCAGGCGTGATATGATGCGCATGCTGTCGGGCCAGCGGGCCGGATAG
- a CDS encoding YcjX family GTP-binding protein produces MSASSFDRLGSTARRLARRFSPDMLADEAASLLDRPLRLGVTGLARSGKTVFTTAIARALLFPDRLPFLQARADGRLIGAELRRPGDPEIPRFAYETHLARIAGSDGDAPGWPASTRTLSQLRIGLRWKPAGLVDRRIRPVRDLTLDIIDYPGEWLLDLALIERGFADWSAEALSLSRRGPRAELARPFLDRLSTLDPAAPADDVVLAELGRAWSTHLIACREAGLAVSRLGPGRFLVPGDLEGAPVLAFSPLPEPAGRAPSGSLYAVAEERFDQYRRRIVGRFFRDHFARLDRQVVLVDLPGALSAGPEAIDDLKLALTESLGAFRYGRGSGMIGRLLSGVRIDRVLFAATKADQVPASQHARLDGLMQAMVADAARAIRFDGAEARTLAIAAVKAAESVFADHDGRNLACVRGWLAGRAQASVVYPGDLPADPAEAIARAAGRGFDYPPFVPPAGLVRDGHGLAHIRLDQALDHLIGDRLA; encoded by the coding sequence TTGTCCGCATCGTCCTTCGACCGCCTGGGTTCAACGGCACGCCGCCTCGCCCGCCGCTTCTCGCCCGACATGCTGGCGGATGAGGCGGCGTCGCTGCTCGACCGGCCGCTCAGGCTTGGTGTCACCGGCCTTGCGCGGTCGGGCAAGACCGTGTTCACCACCGCCATCGCCCGCGCGCTGCTGTTCCCCGACCGCCTGCCCTTTCTTCAGGCCCGCGCCGATGGCCGGCTGATCGGGGCGGAACTACGGCGGCCCGGCGACCCCGAAATTCCCCGCTTCGCCTATGAAACCCATCTGGCCCGCATCGCCGGCAGCGATGGCGACGCGCCGGGCTGGCCCGCATCCACCCGCACCCTGTCGCAATTGCGCATCGGCCTGCGCTGGAAGCCCGCCGGACTGGTGGATCGCCGCATCCGGCCGGTACGCGACCTCACCCTCGACATCATCGATTACCCTGGCGAATGGCTGCTGGATCTGGCGTTGATCGAGCGCGGCTTCGCCGACTGGTCCGCCGAGGCCCTGTCGCTGTCGCGGCGCGGCCCGCGTGCCGAGCTGGCGCGACCTTTCCTCGACCGGCTCTCAACCCTCGACCCCGCGGCCCCCGCCGATGATGTGGTGCTGGCCGAACTTGGCCGCGCCTGGAGCACGCATCTGATCGCATGCCGCGAGGCCGGGCTTGCGGTCTCGCGGCTGGGCCCCGGCCGCTTCCTGGTGCCCGGCGATCTGGAGGGCGCGCCGGTGCTCGCCTTCTCGCCCCTGCCGGAGCCGGCCGGCCGCGCGCCGTCGGGCAGCCTGTATGCGGTGGCGGAAGAACGCTTCGATCAATATCGCCGGCGCATCGTCGGCCGGTTCTTTCGCGACCATTTCGCCCGGCTGGACCGGCAGGTGGTGCTGGTCGATCTGCCCGGCGCACTGAGTGCCGGGCCGGAGGCGATCGACGATCTGAAACTGGCGCTGACCGAATCGCTCGGCGCCTTCCGCTATGGTCGTGGCAGCGGCATGATCGGCCGGCTGTTGTCGGGTGTGCGGATCGACCGGGTGCTGTTCGCCGCCACCAAGGCCGATCAGGTGCCGGCCAGCCAGCATGCCCGGCTCGACGGCCTGATGCAGGCGATGGTCGCCGATGCCGCCCGCGCAATCCGCTTCGACGGCGCCGAGGCCCGCACCCTTGCGATCGCGGCTGTCAAGGCGGCGGAAAGCGTGTTTGCCGATCATGACGGCCGCAACCTTGCCTGTGTGCGCGGCTGGCTTGCCGGGCGCGCGCAGGCATCGGTGGTCTATCCGGGCGATCTGCCGGCCGATCCGGCCGAGGCGATCGCCCGCGCCGCCGGCCGAGGTTTCGACTATCCCCCCTTCGTGCCGCCGGCCGGTCTGGTGCGCGACGGCCACGGCCTGGCGCATATCCGGCTGGATCAGGCCCTGGACCATCTGATCGGAGACCGTCTGGCATGA
- a CDS encoding alanine racemase, whose translation MNGLSPDLQTPCLVVDEARMAANITRMNTRIAELGVGLRPHLKTAKSIDIARRMLPDPGGPATVSTLREAEVFAAAGVRDILYAVGIAPAKLHRVQSLRAAGCDLAVVLDSVEQARAVAAASASAPIPALIEIDCDGKRAGLAPDAPQLPEIGRILHESRAELRGVMTHAGGSYDVSGTDAHAAFAERERLAVVTAAERLRRAGLPCPVVSVGSTPTALAARDLTGVTEVRAGVYVFFDLVMAGIGVCAVEDIALSVATTVIGHHHDQGWIMVDAGWMALSRERGTASHAVDQGHGLVCDSTGRVIPHLIVTAANQEHGILALRAGATGPLSDMLVGTVLRILPNHACATAAQFDACHVVPAEAGAAPVIWPRFGGW comes from the coding sequence ATGAACGGTCTCTCCCCAGATCTTCAGACCCCGTGCCTCGTGGTCGACGAGGCCAGGATGGCGGCGAACATCACCCGGATGAACACGCGGATCGCGGAACTCGGCGTCGGGCTGCGCCCGCACCTCAAGACAGCCAAATCCATCGACATTGCCCGACGGATGCTGCCCGATCCCGGTGGCCCCGCCACTGTCTCGACCCTGCGCGAGGCCGAGGTCTTCGCGGCGGCGGGGGTGCGCGACATCCTCTATGCGGTCGGCATCGCGCCGGCAAAGCTCCACCGGGTCCAGTCCCTCAGAGCCGCCGGCTGCGATCTCGCAGTCGTCCTTGATTCCGTAGAGCAGGCCCGGGCGGTGGCCGCGGCCTCCGCGAGCGCGCCGATCCCGGCACTGATCGAGATCGACTGCGACGGCAAGCGCGCCGGCCTCGCCCCCGACGCCCCGCAACTGCCCGAGATCGGCCGGATCCTGCACGAGAGCCGTGCGGAGCTGCGCGGCGTGATGACCCATGCGGGCGGCAGCTACGACGTCTCGGGTACGGACGCCCATGCCGCCTTCGCCGAGCGGGAGCGATTGGCCGTGGTGACGGCGGCGGAGCGGCTGCGCCGGGCCGGCCTGCCCTGCCCTGTGGTCAGCGTCGGCTCGACACCCACTGCCCTCGCCGCCCGCGATCTTACGGGCGTGACCGAAGTCCGCGCCGGGGTCTATGTGTTCTTCGATCTGGTGATGGCCGGCATCGGCGTCTGTGCGGTGGAGGACATAGCACTTTCGGTGGCGACCACGGTGATCGGCCATCACCACGACCAGGGCTGGATCATGGTCGATGCCGGCTGGATGGCGCTCTCCCGCGAACGCGGCACAGCAAGCCATGCCGTCGACCAGGGCCATGGGCTGGTCTGTGATTCCACAGGCAGGGTCATTCCACATCTGATCGTCACCGCCGCCAACCAGGAACATGGTATCCTCGCCCTGCGCGCAGGCGCCACCGGCCCTTTGTCGGACATGCTGGTCGGCACAGTGCTGCGCATCCTGCCCAATCATGCCTGTGCCACCGCTGCGCAGTTCGACGCCTGCCACGTCGTCCCCGCCGAAGCCGGTGCGGCACCCGTCATCTGGCCGCGTTTCGGCGGCTGGTGA
- a CDS encoding DUF2155 domain-containing protein — translation MSPRRAIAALAAVVSLALAAAPSASPALAQQSGIPAIPGKVAVFNGLNKVTARISRIVAPVDQPVEFGSLVITVRYCESAPPEEAPEARVFVEVDQTTATAPTERVFDGWMFASSPGINALDHAIYDIWPVSCSDQPPKSEAEEATAAKG, via the coding sequence ATGAGCCCGCGCCGCGCCATCGCCGCTCTGGCGGCCGTTGTCTCGCTGGCACTGGCGGCGGCGCCATCGGCGTCACCCGCGCTGGCGCAGCAGTCGGGCATCCCGGCGATCCCCGGCAAGGTCGCCGTGTTCAATGGCTTGAACAAGGTCACCGCCCGGATCAGCCGGATCGTGGCCCCGGTCGACCAGCCGGTGGAATTCGGCTCGCTGGTCATCACCGTGCGCTATTGCGAAAGCGCCCCCCCGGAAGAGGCGCCCGAGGCCCGGGTCTTCGTCGAGGTCGATCAGACCACGGCCACGGCTCCGACCGAGCGGGTGTTCGATGGCTGGATGTTTGCGTCCTCGCCCGGCATCAACGCGCTCGATCATGCGATTTACGACATCTGGCCGGTGAGCTGTTCAGACCAGCCGCCGAAATCCGAGGCGGAAGAGGCCACCGCGGCCAAAGGCTGA
- the accC gene encoding acetyl-CoA carboxylase biotin carboxylase subunit: protein MFEKVLIANRGEIALRIHRACREMGIRTVAVHSTADADAMHVRLADESVCIGPPAARNSYLNIPAIIAAAEITGAEAVHPGYGFLSENAHFADIVEAHGLTFIGPTPDHIRLMGDKIEAKRAAKDLGLPLVPGTDGPVTDEGEAMKIAIEIGFPVLVKAAAGGGGRGMKVAENPEGLREALQTARAEAKAAFGSDAVYLEKYLANPRHIEIQVLCDTFGTVVHLGERDCSLQRRHQKVLEEAPSPAIDAADRTRMGEVVADAMRKLGYRGVGTVEFLYENGEFYFIEMNTRLQVEHPITEAITGIDLVREQIRVAAGQPLGFTQSDVRIQGHAIECRINAENSDTFAPSPGRVDTYHAPGGLGVRVDSGLYQGYRVPPHYDSLIAKLVVHGRNRNECIMRLRRALDEYVIGGIDTTLPLHQRIARHPDFVDGVYDIRWLEALVANRG, encoded by the coding sequence ATGTTCGAGAAGGTGCTGATCGCCAATCGCGGCGAAATTGCCCTGCGCATCCATCGCGCCTGCCGGGAAATGGGCATCCGCACCGTCGCGGTCCATTCCACCGCCGACGCGGATGCCATGCATGTCCGGCTGGCGGATGAGAGCGTGTGCATCGGCCCGCCGGCCGCGCGCAATTCGTATCTCAACATCCCGGCGATCATCGCCGCCGCCGAGATCACCGGCGCCGAAGCGGTTCATCCGGGTTACGGCTTCCTGTCCGAGAACGCTCATTTCGCCGACATCGTCGAGGCCCACGGCCTGACCTTCATCGGCCCCACGCCCGACCATATCCGGCTGATGGGCGACAAGATCGAGGCCAAGCGCGCCGCGAAGGATCTGGGCCTGCCGCTGGTGCCCGGCACCGACGGGCCGGTCACCGATGAAGGCGAGGCGATGAAGATCGCCATCGAGATCGGCTTTCCGGTGCTGGTCAAGGCCGCCGCCGGCGGCGGCGGGCGCGGCATGAAGGTGGCCGAGAACCCCGAAGGCCTGCGCGAAGCCCTGCAGACCGCCCGCGCCGAGGCCAAGGCCGCCTTCGGCTCGGATGCGGTCTATCTGGAAAAATATCTGGCCAATCCGCGCCATATCGAGATCCAGGTGCTGTGCGACACCTTCGGCACGGTGGTGCATCTGGGCGAGCGTGATTGCTCACTTCAGCGCCGCCACCAGAAGGTGCTGGAAGAGGCGCCGTCACCGGCGATCGATGCCGCCGACCGCACCCGCATGGGCGAGGTCGTGGCCGACGCGATGCGCAAGCTGGGCTATCGCGGCGTCGGCACGGTGGAATTCCTGTACGAGAACGGCGAATTCTACTTCATCGAGATGAACACCCGGCTTCAGGTCGAACATCCGATCACCGAGGCGATCACCGGCATCGATCTGGTCCGCGAGCAGATCCGTGTCGCGGCCGGCCAGCCGCTGGGCTTCACGCAGAGCGACGTGCGCATCCAGGGCCATGCGATCGAGTGCCGGATCAATGCCGAGAACTCCGACACCTTCGCGCCCTCGCCCGGCCGGGTCGATACCTATCATGCCCCGGGCGGCCTGGGCGTGCGGGTGGATAGCGGGCTATATCAAGGCTATCGGGTGCCGCCGCATTACGACAGCCTGATCGCCAAGCTGGTGGTCCATGGCCGCAACCGCAATGAATGCATCATGCGGCTGCGCCGGGCGCTGGACGAATATGTGATCGGCGGCATCGACACCACCCTGCCCCTGCATCAGCGCATCGCCCGCCACCCGGATTTCGTCGACGGCGTCTATGACATCCGCTGGCTGGAAGCCCTGGTCGCCAATCGCGGCTGA